A stretch of the Musa acuminata AAA Group cultivar baxijiao chromosome BXJ2-7, Cavendish_Baxijiao_AAA, whole genome shotgun sequence genome encodes the following:
- the LOC135617639 gene encoding BAG family molecular chaperone regulator 5, mitochondrial-like, with product MVAPSRSHTISSTARPNYPTHGVSRVMRSSTSSGLSSTAATMDSYPYNTYYYYSSTSFYYDGPNDHTTRPISNTAISFPIDSPDGTPTPIPVRLPASVTAAAAIRIQSAYRGHLVQTLVGQIRAVDAEAARMEQRIRRQETVDAVRRDERERLRVSEGLMALLLRLDSVPGVYPAVRELRRAVARRIVALQEVLDAVVAAAPVTAAEGIPASWDEILQVIWVAEDDEVEVGLPETGFNYLEKFLFEV from the coding sequence ATGGTCGCACCTTCTCGATCACACACCATCTCTTCCACTGCTAGACCGAACTATCCCACCCATGGCGTGAGTCGAGTAATGCGCTCCTCCACCTCTTCCGGCCTGTCCTCCACCGCCGCCACCATGGATTCCTACCCCTACAACACCTACTACTATTATTCCTCCACATCCTTCTACTACGACGGCCCAAATGACCACACCACCCGTCCGATTTCCAACACCGCAATCTCCTTCCCTATCGACTCCCCCGATGGAACCCCGACGCCCATCCCCGTCCGCCTTCCCGCCTCCGTCACTGCGGCCGCCGCCATCAGGATCCAGTCCGCCTACCGGGGCCACCTGGTCCAAACCCTCGTGGGGCAGATCAGAGCCGTCGACGCCGAAGCCGCCCGGATGGAGCAGCGAATCCGTCGGCAGGAGACGGTGGACGCCGTCAGGAGGGACGAGCGGGAGCGGCTCCGGGTGAGCGAGGGCCTAATGGCCCTGCTGCTCCGGCTCGACTCCGTGCCGGGTGTCTACCCGGCGGTGCGGGAGCTGAGGAGGGCCGTCGCCCGCCGGATCGTCGCGCTCCAGGAGGTCCTCGATGCCGTCGTGGCTGCGGCGCCCGTCACTGCCGCCGAGGGGATTCCCGCGAGCTGGGACGAGATCCTGCAGGTAATCTGGGTAGCGGAGGATGACGaggtagaggtgggtcttcccgAGACAGGATTCAACTACTTGGAGAAGTTTCTGTTCGAGGTGTAA